Part of the Bdellovibrionales bacterium genome is shown below.
CAAGTACGGTAAAATGATTCACTCGAAATCCGAAAGCGGCCATCCATGCGGCGTACTCGCTCTCCTCTAAGAGCTTTTGATAGTCATGATGGCTCACCATCCACGGTTTTCCGCTCACACAAAAGTCTTCGGCTTCAGCTTGTTGAATAGGGATCGTATCAATGATCGAATTCACTTTTTGCTGAAGTTCGGGAGAAAACTGCTCTGTGAGAAGTTCACTAATAAAAATTTTCGGTTTTGCCGGATCGCTGTGCTCAAAATGTTCCGCGTAAAGTTTTTTGACCTTAAAACTATAGTCGCCTTTTTTGCTATAACCATGATCTAAAAAGTATTGGGCCATTTTTTTAAGCCCAATTTTAGGATGGTTATAAGTTCGAAAGGCGACGTGATCGTTGATCACCGACTCTCCTCGATCCGTAAAAACTTTGTAAACTTTGGCGACACTCGGGTTAAGTGTCGTGTAGTCCTGCCATAATTTTTCAAACATCGAATCGAGTGTCATCACTAAGTCCTAGTAGTTGTTCACCTTGCGGTTTTTGCTCTCCTGAAGAGGGCGATTGTTGGCCGGGAATTTAGATCGGAAGGCCATGATTTGGTCTCTCGATAATTCCATTGGCGTGTTGAAGATAATCCACTCCACACCCTCGGAGCAAGGAGGAGTTGTCAATGACCCGACATAGTTATAATGCGTGCGAGATGGAGGGATGATCTGAGCGAGATCGATCTGAAGATCTGATGGTGGTTCCATGAGCTTATTAAGCACCATGTTGATCATCGAGTTCTCATTCCCCTCAATTCCAAAGATCGAAACGATCGCGATTTTATCGCCGTTGACCGCTTTGTGAATCAATTGCATTTCCATGGCCAAAGAATTTCCACTCAAGTTGTGTTCGCTGGGAGAGTGAAACTCCATTTTTTCCAGTCTGTAAACTTGGCCTTTGTAAAGAAGTTGATTGTTGCCCGTGACATTGACGCCCGCAGTGTAGCCGAGGTTTTCGACACGAACCGCCGAAGGTCCGTAGCTAAAATCCATGCGTGGCCCTTTTTTCGTCGGCTTTTTCCACTTGAGATTGATCGGAGATTGATTTTTGCCTTTGCCACAAAGAATGTAGTCGGGGTTGATACTGGCCCAAGACTGCGCCCCTTTATCGCCCTCGTAAGACCAAGGAAGCGGATTGGCGGGAGTCGCTGCTGTGGCGGCCGTGGGAGCAGCGGCTGGGGCTTCTGCCACCGGTGGCTCCGTTGTTTCTTCTTGAACCGCAGGCTTACTGCGGCAGGCGCTGATTACATAAGATAAAGCAATAATTGCTAAAATACGAAAAACCATCATTGGTGTCTCCTTCAAGTTGTTGCAGACTAAATTATTGTTTTTCAAGCTGAAGTTGTCCATCACTCAAGGTGAGCGACACACTGCGACTGGGGGGAGGGGAGCGAAGTCATCCTGGGCAGAGCAAGGGACCTTAAAGTGAGATCGTTTGCTCCGTTCAGGATGACTCTCAGATGGATCGATAACGTGATTTTCTATCGACCGTAAAGACCGGTGAGCGTGGCCTTTTCAATGGCGTTTTGATTTAAAAAAT
Proteins encoded:
- a CDS encoding DUF1338 domain-containing protein gives rise to the protein MMTLDSMFEKLWQDYTTLNPSVAKVYKVFTDRGESVINDHVAFRTYNHPKIGLKKMAQYFLDHGYSKKGDYSFKVKKLYAEHFEHSDPAKPKIFISELLTEQFSPELQQKVNSIIDTIPIQQAEAEDFCVSGKPWMVSHHDYQKLLEESEYAAWMAAFGFRVNHFTVLVNGLRTLSNLEAVNDAITAAGFKLNTSGGVIKGTEEIGLRQSSTLAEPIAVKFRDGTHQIPGCYYEFAQRFKVNGQLYSGFVEQSADKIFESTNVKR
- a CDS encoding carbonic anhydrase family protein, giving the protein MMVFRILAIIALSYVISACRSKPAVQEETTEPPVAEAPAAAPTAATAATPANPLPWSYEGDKGAQSWASINPDYILCGKGKNQSPINLKWKKPTKKGPRMDFSYGPSAVRVENLGYTAGVNVTGNNQLLYKGQVYRLEKMEFHSPSEHNLSGNSLAMEMQLIHKAVNGDKIAIVSIFGIEGNENSMINMVLNKLMEPPSDLQIDLAQIIPPSRTHYNYVGSLTTPPCSEGVEWIIFNTPMELSRDQIMAFRSKFPANNRPLQESKNRKVNNY